In Rhinopithecus roxellana isolate Shanxi Qingling chromosome 16, ASM756505v1, whole genome shotgun sequence, a single genomic region encodes these proteins:
- the PHYHD1 gene encoding phytanoyl-CoA dioxygenase domain-containing protein 1 isoform X2: MFLSTAAQNSPPRKRSSFEPRPSSDPGMLSESSDVPFPQGSTDYFLSSGDKIRFFFEKGVFDEKGNFLVPPEKSVNKIGHALHAHDPVFKSITHSPKVQTLARSLGLQMPVVVQSMYIFKQPHFGGEGDPPASASQSARITGMNHHAQPWNLFLTSFLEEDSRKIADLVPHPTPCSHPLQPPWSVLKFGVQKTRSCPGRKESPLIRTPPSCTRSPWAGCWAYGLQWRTPRWRTAVSGSSLAPTPVACQEGWSGALLAQCLAPASSGQSQPGITASLCPPQCREGPWSSSMEKWCIRASRTSLTTRARPTLSTSWRPLVPPGAQRTGSSQQLNCPFPHCTPKGFQQAGALTPPG; the protein is encoded by the exons GCCCAGCTCTGACCCTGGGATGCTATCTGAGTCCTCTGATGTCCCCTTTCCACAGGGCAGCACAGACTATTTCTTGAGCAGTGGTGACAAGATTCGATTCTTCTTTGAGAAAGGCGTTTTTGACGAGAAAG GAAATTTCCTGGTCCCTCCGGAGAAATCCGTCAACAAAATTGGCCACG CTCTGCACGCCCACGACCCTGTCTTTAAGAGCATCACGCACTCCCCCAAGGTGCAG ACCTTGGCCAGAAGTCTGGGCCTCCAGATGCCCGTGGTGGTGCAGAGCATGTACATCTTTAAG CAACCTCACTTTGGCGGTGAAG gtgatccacctgcctcagcctcccaaagtgctaggattacagggatgaaccaccacgcccagccctggaatctgtttctaacaagtttcctGGAGGAGGACTCCAGGAAAATTGCTGATCTAGTTCCACACCCTACCCCATGCAGTCACCCTTTACAGCCTCCCTG GTCTGTCTTAAAGTTTGGTGTTCAGAAAACACGCAGTTGCCCGGGAAGGAAGGAG TCTCCCCTCATCAGGACGCCTCCTTCCTGTACACGGAGCCCCTGGGCCGGGTGCTGGGCATATGGATTGCAGTGGAGGACGCCACGCTGGAGAACGGCTGTCTCTGGTTCATCCCTGGCTCCCACACCA GTGGCGTGTCAAGAAGGATGGTCCGGGGCCCTGttggctcagtgcctggcaccagCTTCCTCGGGTCAGAGCCAGCCCGGGATAACAGCCTCTTTGTGCCCACCCCAGTGCAGAGAG GGACCCTGGTCCTCATCCATGGAGAAGTGGTGCATAAGAGCAAGCAGAACCTCTCTGACCACTCGCGCCAGGCCTACACTTTCCACCTCATGGAGGCCTCTGGTACCACCTGGAGCCCAGAGAACTG GCTCCAGCCAACAGCTGAACTGCCCTTTCCCCCACTGTACACCTAAAGGCTTTCAACAGGCAGGAGCCCTGACCCCTCCCGGGTGA